From the genome of Rhizobium sp. ZPR4:
TGCCGATCGCCGTACCGAGGATGCCGGACTCGTTGATCGGCGCGTCGAAGCAGCGGGTCTTGCCATATTTGGCCTGAAGCCCCTGCGTGGCACGAAAGACGCCGCCGAAATAGCCGACGTCCTCGCCGAAGACGACGACATCATCGTCACGCCCCATCGAGACATCCATGGCGCTACGCACGGCCTCGATCATTGTCATTCTTGCCATATCAGTACCCTGCCTTTTGCCGCTGGCGGCGGATATGGGCGGGCATTTCCGCATAGACGCCCTCGAAGATATCGCGCACCGACGGCTTGCCGCCGGCATGGAGCGTGCCGTGGCTTTCGGCCTGTTTCTGTGCCTCGATGACCTCGTCCAGAACCTCGGCCTCGGCCTGCGTGTGGCGTTCCTCCGACCAGACGCCGCGCACGATCAGATGTTTTTTCAGCCGCAGCACCGGATCGCCAAGCGGCCAGGCCTCGGATTCGGTTTTCGGACGGTAGGCGCTCGGGTCATCCGACGTGGAATGCGCACCGACGCGATAGGTGACATATTCGATCAACGTCGGACCGAGATTGCGCCGGGCACGCTCGGCCGCCCATTTGGCGACGGCATAGACGGCCAGATAGTCGTTACCATCGACGCGCAGCGCCGGGATACCGAAGCCGAGACCGCGGGCGGCAAAGGTGCCGGAGCCGCCCCGGGCAATGCCTTGAAAGGTCGAGATGGCCCACTGGTTGTTGACGATGTTGAGGATGACAGGCGCCTTGTAGGTGGAGGCGAAGACCAGCGCGGAGTGGAAATCGGATTCGGCAGTCGAACCGTCGCCGATCCAGGCGGCGGCGATCCTGGTGTCATTCTTGATGGCCGAC
Proteins encoded in this window:
- a CDS encoding 3-methyl-2-oxobutanoate dehydrogenase (2-methylpropanoyl-transferring) subunit alpha, producing MNEVPNLSLHVPEPAVRPGGQPDFSNVKIAKAGAVPRPAVDVAPEEIRDLAYSIIRVLNRDGEAVGPWAGLLSDGELLTGLRNMMKLRAFDARMLMAQRQGKTSFYMQHLGEEAVSSAFRKALNKGDMNFPTYRQAGLLIADDYPMVEMMNQIYSNEADPLRGRQLPIMYSSKEHGFFTISGNLATQYVQAVGWAMASAIKNDTRIAAAWIGDGSTAESDFHSALVFASTYKAPVILNIVNNQWAISTFQGIARGGSGTFAARGLGFGIPALRVDGNDYLAVYAVAKWAAERARRNLGPTLIEYVTYRVGAHSTSDDPSAYRPKTESEAWPLGDPVLRLKKHLIVRGVWSEERHTQAEAEVLDEVIEAQKQAESHGTLHAGGKPSVRDIFEGVYAEMPAHIRRQRQKAGY